CATTGCAGCCATCGTGTCTGCTGTTTCTCCACTTTGAGAAATTGCAATAACGATGTCTCCTTTTTCTATTACAGGGTTACGGTATCTAAATTCTGAAGCATATTCTACTTCAACAGGAATACGTACTAATTCTTCAATTATATATTCTGCAACCAGACCAGCGTGCCACGAAGTTCCGCAGGCTAAAATGACGAGTCTTTTTGCATTAATAAACTTATCAATATGGTCATCTACTCCGGCCATTTTGATAATGCCTTCTTTAACACGCATACGACCCCTAAAGGTATCTCGTATTGCCTGCGGCTGTTCATAAATTTCTTTAAGCATAAAATGCTCGTAACCACCTTTCTCTATCTGTTCAAGATTAAGTTTTAATTCTTGAATATACGGGGCAGTAACCAAGGCATCGTCTTTAATGCTAAAGACCTTGATTTTCTTATCTAATCGCACCACCGCCATCTCGCCATCTTCAAGATACAGTGCATTTGTAGTATACTCTATAAAAGGAGAAGCGTCAGATGCAATGAAAAACTCACCTTCACCAATACCTATAGCTAGAGGACTTCCCAACCGTGCAACTACAATTTCATTTGGTTTTTTCTTATCAAAAACAGCGATGGCATAGGCACCTACTGTTTGATTTAGCGCAACCTGTACTGCTTTACCCAGTTTTAAACCCTGATTAATTTGTACATCTTCAATAAGGTTAACTAAAACTTCAGTATCTGTGTCAGATTTGAAAGTAAAACCCCGGTTGGTAAGCTCTTTTTTTATGGCATCATAATTTTCAATGATTCCATTGTGTATAATTACAAGATCTGCCGAATTTGAATAATGCGGATGCGAATTCACATCGTTAGGTACCCCGTGTGTTGCCCAGCGTGTATGACCTATACCTAAATTTCCTTTTGTATTAATTGAAGATTCGACCTTCTTTTTTAAATCGTCTACTTTGCCTTTTGTTTTACAAAGCTGTATAGATTCTCCATCATATATTGCAACACCAGCACTATCATATCCTCGGTACTCCAGACGCTGTAGACCTTTCATAATGATAGGGTAAGCCTCACGGTGCCCAATATAACCTACTATTCCGCACATATAATTTATTTAATTTCCTGCTTCAGAATAAAATATATTCAATTTTAATCGCTTCTCATCAGGCACTGAAGAATTACTTCCATAAAGAACTGTTCCCTTTTGAGAAACTACAGATGCGAAAGGAATTCTATTCGGGTAATCTGCAGATGTTTTATTATCTATTCTAGCCGTTCCTATAGCAGTAAGATTCTGACTTATCACAACACCCAATTTTGTGTTTGGACTATCGTTATCTGCGCTTAGAAGATTTTTAATATATTCTGTAATTCGTATTTTATAACTAATTCCTGCTCCTGATTCGGTTTTTGTTAAAGGCCCTAAGTGCGTTGTTCCTACAGCAGTAATTACTCCCTGACTCGTGATATTTGCATCTAGTGAAAAATCTACCAGAGGTTGGTTTGTTTCAAGATCGTATATATATATGCGCTCTGGCTCTGAAATTGCCGAAGTCGACAATGCACTAATAGTTGATTGATCTACAAAAAACTCAAGATTTGCTTCTCTTATAAGTCGGTTTTTTGCTCGAAGTTCAGCTAACTCTTCTGGTATACCATCATTATCTGTATCTGCTCCAAAAAGCTCTACAACAGCCATGCTTCCCTGACCACCTTTTAAAAATAGATTTGCATCCCCCTCAGTAGTATTAACAGTAGCCAACCTATCTGTCACAGAAGTCTTAAAGTTGTTCTCAAAGTTTACAACAGAATTACCCGAAAATCCTAAAGTGATACTTCCCGAAACACGAGCAGTTTCAGCTCCAGACTTATAATAAATTACGATTGAAGTGTTAGCTTTATCAAATACAAAATAATTACCTGTATTGCCTATAGGCTGTGCATCTAAATAAATTCCTCTAAAATAATTTCTAAAGGCATTACCATTAAAAAGAACATCTTGCCCCTCTTTAGAAAAAATTACATCTTGCCAGTATGCAGAGTTCGCACCTGTTGTAAGACCGTCTAATCTAAATCGTAATCTGGGAGAATTTGTGGTTGCCACAGGGTCCTGGTTTTCTGCGGTTGCTTCTGCCGGCACGGTTGTAATTACCGGAGCATTAGATGGTAAAACTTCTTTTTCAAATAGAAAATCACCGCGCACACCTGTAAAACCGGGTATGTCGTCAGAATAATAGATCGTAGCATCTTCAAAATCTGGCGGAGCATTATCTGTAAGCAAATAATTAGACCTGTAGGCAGTTAGCTTTATAGGGCTTGTACCTGATACCGAATCTAACGTATAAACTGTCTCACTTTCTTCGTTTACAGATTGTGTACTAAAATACGGCATTGTAAAAACTATAGAGTCTATAACCGGATTTGTACCATAAGTCCTGTTGTATGTTGTTAAACCTACCTGACTTAAAGTTGAAGCAGTGGTTGTCCCGTACAACGGATCATTGTAAAAACCTAAGATTCCTACATTTAAACCATTAGTCTGAACAGCATTCTTATTTACAAGTTGCTCGTTATAAGCAACAACATTATAGGCTTCTACACCCGAAGTAAAATTACTAGAATCTACTAAGCCATCTCCAATCTCCAAAAAATCATCTTCACAAGAGGCAGCAATAAAAAGAAGCATTAGTATTCCTAATGTTCTTACCAACAAAGCATTTAATTTCATTCGTTTTTTTTTAATCTAAAACCTTAGTCGTGTAGAATTCCTCATACGCCTGAGCAAACTCTTCCTTTTTCTTATAGGGTAATACCGGTATTTTGGTCACATTTAAATAGCTGGAAAGCTCTTCATCTAAATCTGACGAACCTATAATTGCAGCATCAGAATTTTTAATCGCTACTTTCATCAAGTTTGAATAAGTAGGCTCCTCTAATTCTGCAATCTCACCTTTGTCTATGCCGTCAAAAGCTATTTTATCTATTAATTGCATATTAAGCGTATCGTCAAAGCCTTTATTGTAAACAGAAGTAACTATTTTACTTTGTTTAAAAAGTGGCTCACTCGCATAATATTTCTTTAAATAAAGTGGCAATAAAGATGCCAACCATCCATGAACGTGGATAATATCTGGTGCCCAATTCAATTTTTTTACAGTTTCTACAACTCCTTTTGCAAAAAAGATAGCACGCTCGTCATTATCTGCAAATAAGTTTCCGTCTTCATCTGTAAAAGTCGCTTTACGCTTAAAATACTCTTCGTTATCTATAAAGTAAACCTGAATACGCTCTTTAGGTATTGAAGCAACTTTAATAATAAGAGGCATGTCAAAGTCATTAATAACTAAGTTCATACCAGAAAGACGTATTACTTCATGTAATTGATGACGTCTTTCGTTGATATTTCCGTATCGAGGCATAAAAATTCTAATCTGACCTCCCTTACTATTAACCATTTGAGGTACCTCAAAAGACATAGATGCAATCTCTGTCTCTGGCAAATAAGGTATAACTTCAGATGATACGTACAATATCCTCTTATTTTTCATATGTGTGCTTCTAAGTTTCTATTAAGGCTAAAAAACACGCAAAATTACGAAAATTTATGCAGATTGCCAGTAATATAGTAATTTTGCCGCCTGTTAAATTAATCCCCATGCACGTATTCACTAATAGACCAGAAATTTCTAACGCTGTTGCAAAGCATAAAGAAAATGGTTCAAAAATAGGTTTTGTCCCCACTATGGGAGCATTGCATAGGGGGCATGCCAGTCTCTTTAATTTTGCTTTACAAAAATGTGATGTAGTGGTGGTTAGTATTTTTGTAAACCCCACGCAATTCAATAACAGTCAGGACTTAGAGACCTACCCAAGAGACCTTCAGGCAGACCTTGAACTCCTTGAAAACATCAACCCAAACCTTATTGTTTTTGCTCCAAATACTACAACGATTTACGGCACTAAAATTGAATCTATAGATTATAATTTTGACGGGCTAGATACCGTAATGGAAGGTGCTTTTAGACCCGGTCATTTTGAAGGCGTAGCTACTGTATTAAAGTATCTTTTTGAGATTGTACAGCCTCATTTTGCCTTTTTTGGTGAAAAAGACTACCAGCAACTACAAATCGTAAATAAACTTGTTGCCCTAGAAAAACTTCCTGTTGAAATCATAGGTTGCCCAATTAGCCGTCATGATGATGGTCTTGCGGAAAGCTCTCGCAACATGAGATTAACGCATAATCACAGAGAGATTGCTCCCTTTATAT
The sequence above is a segment of the Leeuwenhoekiella sp. MAR_2009_132 genome. Coding sequences within it:
- a CDS encoding glycogen/starch synthase, producing the protein MKNKRILYVSSEVIPYLPETEIASMSFEVPQMVNSKGGQIRIFMPRYGNINERRHQLHEVIRLSGMNLVINDFDMPLIIKVASIPKERIQVYFIDNEEYFKRKATFTDEDGNLFADNDERAIFFAKGVVETVKKLNWAPDIIHVHGWLASLLPLYLKKYYASEPLFKQSKIVTSVYNKGFDDTLNMQLIDKIAFDGIDKGEIAELEEPTYSNLMKVAIKNSDAAIIGSSDLDEELSSYLNVTKIPVLPYKKKEEFAQAYEEFYTTKVLD
- the glmS gene encoding glutamine--fructose-6-phosphate transaminase (isomerizing), with amino-acid sequence MCGIVGYIGHREAYPIIMKGLQRLEYRGYDSAGVAIYDGESIQLCKTKGKVDDLKKKVESSINTKGNLGIGHTRWATHGVPNDVNSHPHYSNSADLVIIHNGIIENYDAIKKELTNRGFTFKSDTDTEVLVNLIEDVQINQGLKLGKAVQVALNQTVGAYAIAVFDKKKPNEIVVARLGSPLAIGIGEGEFFIASDASPFIEYTTNALYLEDGEMAVVRLDKKIKVFSIKDDALVTAPYIQELKLNLEQIEKGGYEHFMLKEIYEQPQAIRDTFRGRMRVKEGIIKMAGVDDHIDKFINAKRLVILACGTSWHAGLVAEYIIEELVRIPVEVEYASEFRYRNPVIEKGDIVIAISQSGETADTMAAMKLAKEQGAFVFGVCNVVGSSISREAHAGAYTHAGPEIGVASTKAFTTQITVLTLLGLKIAKARGKISTSDFHMHLEELNLVPQKVEEALQSNEQAKKIAEVYKDAANFLYLGRGFNFPVALEGALKLKEISYIHAEGYPAAEMKHGPIALIDEQMPVVVIATRRGHYDKIVSNIQEIKSRKGKIIGIVTKGDVTVRDLADYVIEVPEIMDSMSPLLTTIPLQLLSYHIAVMLGKNVDQPRNLAKSVTVE
- the panC gene encoding pantoate--beta-alanine ligase is translated as MHVFTNRPEISNAVAKHKENGSKIGFVPTMGALHRGHASLFNFALQKCDVVVVSIFVNPTQFNNSQDLETYPRDLQADLELLENINPNLIVFAPNTTTIYGTKIESIDYNFDGLDTVMEGAFRPGHFEGVATVLKYLFEIVQPHFAFFGEKDYQQLQIVNKLVALEKLPVEIIGCPISRHDDGLAESSRNMRLTHNHREIAPFIYSTLLKAKELFDDKGIEEIHHFVTNAFAESALLKLEYFEIANARTLEHTVAKKANESYRAFIAVFAGDVRLIDNIALN
- a CDS encoding DUF4270 domain-containing protein produces the protein MKLNALLVRTLGILMLLFIAASCEDDFLEIGDGLVDSSNFTSGVEAYNVVAYNEQLVNKNAVQTNGLNVGILGFYNDPLYGTTTASTLSQVGLTTYNRTYGTNPVIDSIVFTMPYFSTQSVNEESETVYTLDSVSGTSPIKLTAYRSNYLLTDNAPPDFEDATIYYSDDIPGFTGVRGDFLFEKEVLPSNAPVITTVPAEATAENQDPVATTNSPRLRFRLDGLTTGANSAYWQDVIFSKEGQDVLFNGNAFRNYFRGIYLDAQPIGNTGNYFVFDKANTSIVIYYKSGAETARVSGSITLGFSGNSVVNFENNFKTSVTDRLATVNTTEGDANLFLKGGQGSMAVVELFGADTDNDGIPEELAELRAKNRLIREANLEFFVDQSTISALSTSAISEPERIYIYDLETNQPLVDFSLDANITSQGVITAVGTTHLGPLTKTESGAGISYKIRITEYIKNLLSADNDSPNTKLGVVISQNLTAIGTARIDNKTSADYPNRIPFASVVSQKGTVLYGSNSSVPDEKRLKLNIFYSEAGN